One genomic region from Magallana gigas chromosome 3, xbMagGiga1.1, whole genome shotgun sequence encodes:
- the LOC105334469 gene encoding leucine-rich repeat-containing protein 15 isoform X1 — protein MDLYFIAVAFIAFAVTVESCPPQCRSCARGTADCMGVGLRDIPRNFPSETVTIDLTDNQLTDIQQSDFPGQSNVQNLRLSRNGLSAIPPRAFSNMERLMSLDLSLNPITRVHDKSFEGLSKLRSLTLTNTKLRKLGKPFNEIPNVSSLYLGYNQLEQIEEDDFEMITRVRSIDLSANRIQSIHPRAFENLPYLRYLILKNNPIMEAKGLQFTSSMLQLLDFSQCNLVSVPGPMPSSVADFRLGNNEITEIKVTDFENITNLQLLTLIENKISKVEYMAFSTNINLQELWLNSNNLKMIPRGLPIRLEKLYMDQNEVHDIESGLFGKDANLETLSLNMNAVRQILSNSFSGLKNLTNILLKSNSIQEIRSGTFTDMLSLKKLDLSNNPLKKILPNAFNDLPSLQDLDMSYQEQTNVSIAEDFLNGIKTVQSLQFMNSPGLAKSFLDLVEKNRGFSFPSLKVVNLEYNELETIPSNLKDALVSLEMMTLDGNPLECDRRLLWLRNWMKKSEIKFYSFEAPKCSGPKEVNERDLESLKASEFGEAPKSSKENNRRPAPEAEASSGNEMTTQRRQDKKPNTQLETSTETRGNIQRQQYNTMMQNKDATTGGTTTKIERVQGTKTSGQIEDNNNNAARKTTGKNKTKDKKRNKKNKQKKKRDPKKNRKRRQRKKGSKRGKRKISRKCTKLPTGERRCCRKQKDGSERCRIIKPRAKKPTTRARKPRKQRRKSRKSA, from the coding sequence ATGGATCTTTACTTTATTGCTGTTGCTTTTATTGCGTTTGCTGTGACTGTTGAGTCCTGTCCGCCTCAGTGTCGATCCTGTGCGCGAGGGACAGCAGACTGCATGGGCGTCGGCCTTCGAGACATTCCAAGAAACTTTCCAAGTGAAACTGTAACTATTGACCTCACAGACAATCAGCTGACTGATATTCAGCAGAGTGATTTCCCAGGACAGTCCAATGTCCAAAACCTAAGACTGTCCAGAAATGGACTCAGCGCAATTCCACCGAGAGCATTTTCCAACATGGAGCGCCTGATGAGTTTGGACCTGTCTCTGAATCCCATCACCAGAGTCCATGATAAGTCGTTTGAGGGTTTGTCCAAGCTAAGATCCTTGACACTGACAAACACTAAACTCCGAAAGCTAGGAAAGCCCTTCAATGAAATCCCTAATGTGAGCTCCCTTTACTTGGGATATAATCAACTTGAACAAATCGAAGAAGATGACTTTGAAATGATTACACGGGTCAGAAGTATTGACCTCAGTGCTAATCGCATTCAATCCATTCACCCGAGAGCTTTTGAAAACCTTccatatttgagatatctcatattaaaaaacaaccCAATCATGGAGGCTAAGGGACTTCAATTCACTTCCAGTATGTTGCAACTGTTAGATTTTTCTCAGTGTAACCTGGTCAGCGTACCTGGACCCATGCCTTCCTCTGTTGCTGACTTCCGTCTGGGCAACAATGAAATTACAGAAATTAAAGTaacagattttgaaaacatCACAAACCTTCAGTTACTCACcttgattgaaaacaaaatttcaaaagttgAGTATATGGCTTTTTCCACCAACATCAACTTACAGGAACTCTGGTTAAACAGTAATAATTTAAAGATGATTCCCAGAGGACTTCCAATCAGACTGGAAAAACTGTACATGGATCAGAATGAAGTGCATGATATTGAGTCTGGACTTTTTGGAAAGGATGCCAATTTGGAAACGTTGTCATTAAACATGAACGCTGTTCGCCAAATTCTCAGCAATTCTTTTTCTGGCTTGAAAAACCTCAccaatattcttttaaaatctaaCAGCATTCAAGAAATCAGAAGTGGAACATTTACAGACATGTTGAGCTTGAAGAAGCTTGACCTTTCAAATAatcctttgaaaaaaattctccCAAATGCTTTCAATGATTTACCAAGCCTGCAGGATTTGGATATGTCATACCAAGAACAAACCAATGTCTCCATAGCTGAAGATTTCCTAAATGGTATCAAAACAGTTCAGTCCCTTCAGTTCATGAATAGTCCTGGCCTAGCCAAAAGCTTTTTGGATTTGGTTGAGAAAAATAGAGGGTTTAGTTTCCCTTCATTGAAAGTAGTCAACCTTGAATACAATGAACTGGAGACTATACCATCTAACCTAAAAGACGCTTTGGTTAGCCTAGAAATGATGACATTAGATGGCAATCCCTTGGAGTGTGACAGGCGATTGCTATGGCTAAGGAACTGGATGAAAAAGTCTGAAATCAAGTTCTACAGCTTTGAAGCACCAAAGTGTTCTGGACCAAAAGAAGTCAATGAACGTGATTTGGAAAGTTTGAAGGCTAGCGAATTTGGTGAAGCTCCTAAATCATCTAAAGAGAACAATAGAAGACCTGCTCCAGAGGCTGAAGCTAGCTCAGGAAATGAGATGACAACCCAGAGACGACAAGACAAAAAGCCAAATACACAGCTAGAAACCAGCACTGAGACCAGAGGGAACATCCAGCGACAACAATACAACACAATGATGCAGAACAAGGATGCCACCACGGGGGGAACAACAACCAAGATTGAAAGAGTTCAAGGCACAAAGACCAGCGGCCAGATAGAGGATAACAACAATAACGCTGCCAGGAAAACAACaggtaaaaacaaaactaaagacaagaaacgaaacaaaaagaacaaacaaaagaaaaagcGAGATCCAAAGAAAAATCGCAAGAGGAGACAAAGGAAAAAGGGGTCAAAGCGAGGAAAAAGGAAGATTTCCAGAAAGTGCACCAAATTGCCAACTGGGGAAAGACGTTGCTGTCGTAAACAGAAAGATGGTTCTGAGCGATGTAGAATCATAAAGCCCCGAGccaaaaaacccacaacaagAGCTCGCAAACCCAGAAAACAGCGTAGAAAATCTCGCAAATCTGCATGA
- the LOC105334469 gene encoding leucine-rich repeat-containing protein 15 isoform X2 gives MDLYFIAVAFIAFAVTVESCPPQCRSCARGTADCMGVGLRDIPRNFPSETVTIDLTDNQLTDIQQSDFPGQSNVQNLRLSRNGLSAIPPRAFSNMERLMSLDLSLNPITRVHDKSFEGLSKLRSLTLTNTKLRKLGKPFNEIPNVSSLYLGYNQLEQIEEDDFEMITRVRSIDLSANRIQSIHPRAFENLPYLRYLILKNNPIMEAKGLQFTSSMLQLLDFSQCNLVSVPGPMPSSVADFRLGNNEITEIKVTDFENITNLQLLTLIENKISKVEYMAFSTNINLQELWLNSNNLKMIPRGLPIRLEKLYMDQNEVHDIESGLFGKDANLETLSLNMNAVRQILSNSFSGLKNLTNILLKSNSIQEIRSGTFTDMLSLKKLDLSNNPLKKILPNAFNDLPSLQDLDMSYQEQTNVSIAEDFLNGIKTVQSLQFMNSPGLAKSFLDLVEKNRGFSFPSLKVVNLEYNELETIPSNLKDALVSLEMMTLDGNPLECDRRLLWLRNWMKKSEIKFYSFEAPKCSGPKEVNERDLESLKASEFGEAPKSSKENNRRPAPEAEASSGNEMTTQRRQDKKPNTQLETSTETRGNIQRQQYNTMMQNKDATTGGTTTKIERVQGTKTSGQIEDNNNNAARKTTDSWSLLALLFYLYTVIVKSST, from the exons ATGGATCTTTACTTTATTGCTGTTGCTTTTATTGCGTTTGCTGTGACTGTTGAGTCCTGTCCGCCTCAGTGTCGATCCTGTGCGCGAGGGACAGCAGACTGCATGGGCGTCGGCCTTCGAGACATTCCAAGAAACTTTCCAAGTGAAACTGTAACTATTGACCTCACAGACAATCAGCTGACTGATATTCAGCAGAGTGATTTCCCAGGACAGTCCAATGTCCAAAACCTAAGACTGTCCAGAAATGGACTCAGCGCAATTCCACCGAGAGCATTTTCCAACATGGAGCGCCTGATGAGTTTGGACCTGTCTCTGAATCCCATCACCAGAGTCCATGATAAGTCGTTTGAGGGTTTGTCCAAGCTAAGATCCTTGACACTGACAAACACTAAACTCCGAAAGCTAGGAAAGCCCTTCAATGAAATCCCTAATGTGAGCTCCCTTTACTTGGGATATAATCAACTTGAACAAATCGAAGAAGATGACTTTGAAATGATTACACGGGTCAGAAGTATTGACCTCAGTGCTAATCGCATTCAATCCATTCACCCGAGAGCTTTTGAAAACCTTccatatttgagatatctcatattaaaaaacaaccCAATCATGGAGGCTAAGGGACTTCAATTCACTTCCAGTATGTTGCAACTGTTAGATTTTTCTCAGTGTAACCTGGTCAGCGTACCTGGACCCATGCCTTCCTCTGTTGCTGACTTCCGTCTGGGCAACAATGAAATTACAGAAATTAAAGTaacagattttgaaaacatCACAAACCTTCAGTTACTCACcttgattgaaaacaaaatttcaaaagttgAGTATATGGCTTTTTCCACCAACATCAACTTACAGGAACTCTGGTTAAACAGTAATAATTTAAAGATGATTCCCAGAGGACTTCCAATCAGACTGGAAAAACTGTACATGGATCAGAATGAAGTGCATGATATTGAGTCTGGACTTTTTGGAAAGGATGCCAATTTGGAAACGTTGTCATTAAACATGAACGCTGTTCGCCAAATTCTCAGCAATTCTTTTTCTGGCTTGAAAAACCTCAccaatattcttttaaaatctaaCAGCATTCAAGAAATCAGAAGTGGAACATTTACAGACATGTTGAGCTTGAAGAAGCTTGACCTTTCAAATAatcctttgaaaaaaattctccCAAATGCTTTCAATGATTTACCAAGCCTGCAGGATTTGGATATGTCATACCAAGAACAAACCAATGTCTCCATAGCTGAAGATTTCCTAAATGGTATCAAAACAGTTCAGTCCCTTCAGTTCATGAATAGTCCTGGCCTAGCCAAAAGCTTTTTGGATTTGGTTGAGAAAAATAGAGGGTTTAGTTTCCCTTCATTGAAAGTAGTCAACCTTGAATACAATGAACTGGAGACTATACCATCTAACCTAAAAGACGCTTTGGTTAGCCTAGAAATGATGACATTAGATGGCAATCCCTTGGAGTGTGACAGGCGATTGCTATGGCTAAGGAACTGGATGAAAAAGTCTGAAATCAAGTTCTACAGCTTTGAAGCACCAAAGTGTTCTGGACCAAAAGAAGTCAATGAACGTGATTTGGAAAGTTTGAAGGCTAGCGAATTTGGTGAAGCTCCTAAATCATCTAAAGAGAACAATAGAAGACCTGCTCCAGAGGCTGAAGCTAGCTCAGGAAATGAGATGACAACCCAGAGACGACAAGACAAAAAGCCAAATACACAGCTAGAAACCAGCACTGAGACCAGAGGGAACATCCAGCGACAACAATACAACACAATGATGCAGAACAAGGATGCCACCACGGGGGGAACAACAACCAAGATTGAAAGAGTTCAAGGCACAAAGACCAGCGGCCAGATAGAGGATAACAACAATAACGCTGCCAGGAAAACAACag ATTCATGGAGCTTGCTGGCACTCCTATTCTACCTCTACACAGTTATAGTGAAATCTTCCACATGA
- the LOC105334471 gene encoding enolase, whose translation MPVSKVFARQIFDSRGNPTVEVDVETEKGMFRAAVPSGASTGIYEALEMRDKDPKFYHGKGVSNAINNVNSVIAPALVKSGLDETNQEAVDKFLLDLDGTENKSKLGANAILGVSLAVCKAGAAKKGVPLYRHIADLAGNKEVILPVPALNVINGGSHAGNKLAMQEFMILPTGASSFKEAMRMGSEVYHHLKSVIKKKYGQDACNVGDEGGFAPNIQDNKEGLDLLVEAIEKAGYTGKIKIGMDVAASEFFKESKYDLDFKNPKSNPADWISSDQLGDLYRQFISNYPIVSIEDPYDQDDWEAYTKLTGSVQIQIVGDDLLVTNPKRVQKGIDVKACNCLLLKVNQIGSVTESIQAWKMSKENNWGVMVSHRSGETEDTFIADLVVGLCTGQIKTGAPCRSERLAKYNQILRIEEELGAGAKFAGEKFRYPY comes from the exons ATGCCAGTATCAAAAGTGTTTGCTCGTCAAATTTTTGACAGCAGAGGTAATCCTACAGTGGAGGTTGATGTAGAAACAGAAAAAG GAATGTTCAGAGCAGCTGTGCCCAGTGGAGCTTCAACAGGAATTTATGAGGCTTTGGAAATGAGAGATAAGGATCCCAAGTTCTACCATGGCAAAG GTGTGTCAAATGCCATTAACAATGTTAACAGCGTAATTGCACCAGCTCTTGTCAAATCT GGTTTGGATGAAACTAATCAAGAAGCAGTAGACAAGTTTCTATTGGACCTTGATGGAACAGAAAACAAAA gtaAATTAGGTGCAAATGCTATTCTTGGTGTTTCCTTAGCTGTCTGTAAAGCTGGGGCAGccaaaaaa GGAGTCCCCCTCTACCGTCACATAGCCGATCTTGCCGGAAACAAGGAGGTCATTTTGCCAGTCCCAGCATTGAATGTTATCAATGGAGGTAGCCACGCGGGAAACAAACTGGCCATGCAGGAGTTCATGATCCTTCCCACAG GTGCTAGCTCATTCAAAGAAGCAATGAGAATGGGATCAGAAGTTTATCACCATTTAAAGTCTGTTATTAAGAAGAAATATGGCCAAGATG ccTGTAATGTGGGAGATGAGGGAGGATTTGCTCCAAATATTCAGGATAACAAAGAAG GTCTGGACCTATTGGTTGAGGCCATTGAGAAAGCAGGATACACTGGCAAAATCAAGATTGGTATGGATGTTGCTGCGTCTGAGTTTTTCAAAGAATCCAAATACGATTTGGACTTCAAAAACCCAAAGTCTAATCCAGCAGACTGG ATAAGCTCTGACCAGCTGGGTGACCTGTACAGACAATTCATTAGTAACTATCCTATTGTCTCCATTGAGGATCCGTACGACCAGGATGACTGGGAGGCCTACACAAAACTCACAGGATCTGTACAAATTCAGATCGTAGG agaTGATTTACTGGTCACAAATCCAAAGAGAGTCCAGAAGGGAATTGATGTGAAGGCCTGTAACTGTCTGTTGCTGAAGGTCAACCAAATCGGAAGTGTGACCGAGTCCATTCAGGC gTGGAAAATGTCCAAGGAAAACAACTGGGGTGTGATGGTGTCTCACAGGAGTGGGGAGACAGAGGACACTTTTATTGCTGACCTGGTGGTCGGTCTGTGCACTGGACAG ATCAAGACAGGTGCCCCATGCAGATCTGAGCGCTTGGCAAAGTACAACCAGATTCTCCGCATTGAGGAAGAGTTGGGGGCAGGAGCCAAGTTTGCTGGGGAGAAATTCCGCTATCCTTACTAA